The Sinomicrobium kalidii genome contains a region encoding:
- a CDS encoding RNA polymerase sigma factor: MDKELEHSFVTKLEKNQNIVHKVCRLYTSTPDAHNDLFQEITIQLWKAYPKFRGEAKFSTWMYRVALNTAITLYRKSKNSVPTQNYENILNNLKASEYNDAEEQQLKLMYDAIKQLSDVEKALIFLYLEDKNYKEISDTLGITEVNARVKMNRIKSKLRTILNP, translated from the coding sequence GTGGACAAAGAACTGGAACATAGTTTCGTTACAAAACTGGAAAAAAACCAGAATATCGTACACAAGGTGTGCCGCCTGTATACTTCTACCCCCGATGCACACAACGATCTGTTCCAGGAAATCACCATACAGCTCTGGAAAGCTTACCCCAAATTCAGAGGAGAGGCAAAATTCAGTACCTGGATGTACCGGGTGGCCCTGAATACAGCCATTACACTATACCGGAAATCAAAAAATTCCGTACCCACCCAAAACTACGAAAACATACTGAACAACCTTAAGGCCAGTGAATATAACGACGCCGAAGAGCAACAATTAAAACTGATGTATGATGCCATTAAACAACTGAGTGATGTGGAAAAGGCCTTGATCTTCCTTTACCTGGAAGACAAGAACTACAAGGAGATATCCGACACCCTGGGTATTACGGAAGTAAATGCCAGGGTGAAAATGAACCGGATAAAGTCGAAATTACGAACGATATTGAACCCATAG
- a CDS encoding amidohydrolase translates to MRGFYITHLTFLIFTTLCFPQKNTEKTLSDLDDKSTFYSNIAQTIWEYAETGYLEEKSVALLQKTLKDEDFTIKAGIAGIPTAFVAEYNHNGGPVIGILGEYDALPGLSQQAVPEKKSAGEQAGHACGHHLFGTASAATAIAVKNWLKDNNAKGTVRFYGCPAEEGGSGKVYMVREGAFDDVDAVIHWHPSSVNAASAGAALANKSAKFRFYGVSAHAAGAPEKGRSALDAVEAMNYMVNMMREHVPSDARIHYVITNGGKAPNVVPDFAEVYYYARHAKRDVVVDIFDRMVKAAEGAALGTGTTMDYEMIGGTHELLPNLTLQKIMYDNLVAVGGIDYTEEEKTFAEKISKTLGLEKVNYDAAKNVMPYRETGTPMGSTDVGDVSFAVPTVGMGAATWVPGTSAHSWQAVAAGGMSIGKKGMMVAAKTMTLTAIDLFSAPETLEKAKEEFLEKRGPDFKYTPMLGNREPALDYRK, encoded by the coding sequence ATGAGAGGATTTTACATCACACATTTAACATTTTTAATATTTACCACACTGTGTTTTCCCCAAAAAAACACCGAAAAAACATTATCCGATCTGGATGATAAAAGTACATTTTACAGCAACATTGCCCAAACGATCTGGGAATATGCCGAAACGGGTTACCTCGAAGAAAAGAGCGTTGCCCTTTTACAGAAAACACTAAAAGACGAAGATTTTACCATAAAAGCAGGCATTGCAGGCATTCCCACGGCATTTGTTGCGGAATACAACCACAACGGCGGGCCGGTGATCGGTATTCTCGGCGAATACGACGCGCTCCCGGGGCTGTCGCAACAGGCGGTACCGGAAAAGAAATCGGCCGGTGAACAGGCAGGACACGCCTGCGGGCATCACCTGTTCGGCACGGCTTCGGCCGCCACGGCCATTGCAGTTAAAAACTGGCTTAAAGACAACAATGCAAAAGGTACCGTACGCTTTTACGGATGCCCTGCTGAAGAAGGCGGGTCGGGTAAGGTCTATATGGTAAGGGAAGGCGCGTTTGACGACGTGGATGCCGTGATTCACTGGCACCCTTCTTCCGTTAATGCCGCCAGTGCGGGTGCTGCCCTGGCCAATAAATCGGCTAAGTTCCGTTTCTACGGGGTTTCCGCCCATGCCGCCGGAGCCCCGGAAAAAGGAAGGTCGGCCCTCGATGCGGTAGAGGCCATGAATTATATGGTGAACATGATGCGCGAACACGTTCCTTCCGATGCAAGGATACATTACGTCATCACCAACGGCGGAAAAGCCCCGAACGTGGTCCCCGACTTTGCGGAAGTGTATTATTATGCAAGGCATGCCAAAAGGGATGTGGTGGTAGACATTTTTGACCGTATGGTAAAAGCGGCCGAAGGCGCCGCCCTGGGAACAGGGACCACCATGGACTATGAAATGATCGGGGGAACCCATGAACTGCTTCCCAACCTCACCTTACAGAAAATAATGTATGATAACCTTGTCGCCGTAGGGGGAATCGATTATACCGAAGAGGAAAAAACTTTTGCGGAAAAGATAAGCAAGACCCTCGGACTGGAAAAAGTGAACTACGATGCGGCTAAAAACGTTATGCCCTACCGGGAAACAGGAACACCCATGGGATCTACGGATGTGGGAGATGTGAGTTTTGCCGTTCCCACTGTGGGCATGGGAGCCGCAACCTGGGTGCCCGGAACTTCCGCTCATAGCTGGCAGGCCGTTGCAGCAGGCGGAATGAGCATTGGCAAAAAAGGAATGATGGTGGCTGCAAAAACCATGACATTGACTGCAATAGACCTGTTTTCAGCCCCCGAAACCCTCGAAAAGGCCAAAGAAGAGTTCCTGGAGAAAAGGGGACCGGATTTTAAGTATACCCCCATGCTGGGCAACCGTGAACCGGCACTGGATTACAGGAAATAA
- a CDS encoding NAD(P)/FAD-dependent oxidoreductase: protein MNIPKTSFPRIVIIGGGFAGLELAKRLGKQDVQVVMLDKHNYHTFQPLLYQVTTGGLEPDSIAYPIRKVLKNFPNSYFRLAHVECVEPVKKNIKTDIGDITYDYLVIATGSRTNYFGNENVKENGMAMKTIPQSLNLRSLILENFEQALLTNNLDKRNALMNFVIVGAGPTGVELAGALAEIKKGILPKDYPDLDIRQMQINLVQGTDRVLDAMSPQASKKAEEFLEKLGVHVWKGIFVTDYDGYTVTTNKDISFETETLIWTAGVEGATLKGIDGKELIARGNRVKVSEFNQVEGFDDIFAIGDVAYMPTEKYPDGHPMMAQPAIQQGKLLGNNLIKYIQGKPMKPFRYFDKGSMATIGRNKAVVDLPRWKFQGVFAWFVWIFVHLFALIGFKNKMVVFVNWLYNYIRFDREARLIIRPFKKKGREAAIKSE, encoded by the coding sequence ATGAATATTCCAAAAACCAGTTTTCCCCGAATAGTGATTATAGGCGGAGGCTTTGCGGGTCTCGAACTGGCAAAACGTTTAGGAAAACAGGATGTTCAGGTAGTGATGCTGGACAAACACAATTATCACACCTTTCAACCCCTGCTTTACCAGGTGACTACCGGAGGCCTGGAGCCCGATTCCATAGCCTATCCGATCAGGAAAGTGTTGAAAAACTTTCCGAACTCCTATTTTCGCCTGGCTCATGTGGAATGTGTAGAACCTGTCAAAAAAAATATAAAAACAGATATCGGAGACATTACCTATGACTATCTGGTCATAGCCACCGGTTCCCGGACCAATTATTTCGGTAATGAAAACGTAAAGGAGAACGGAATGGCCATGAAAACCATACCGCAATCCCTGAACCTGAGGAGCCTTATCCTTGAAAATTTTGAACAGGCCCTGCTTACCAACAACCTGGACAAGCGCAATGCCCTTATGAACTTTGTAATTGTTGGGGCAGGCCCTACGGGAGTGGAGCTGGCGGGAGCTCTGGCGGAAATAAAAAAGGGCATATTGCCCAAGGACTACCCCGATCTGGATATACGGCAGATGCAGATCAATCTGGTTCAGGGCACGGACAGGGTGCTGGATGCCATGAGCCCCCAGGCTTCTAAAAAAGCGGAAGAGTTTCTCGAAAAGCTCGGGGTGCATGTGTGGAAAGGAATCTTTGTTACCGATTATGATGGTTATACCGTAACTACGAACAAGGATATTTCGTTTGAAACCGAGACATTGATATGGACAGCCGGAGTGGAAGGGGCTACCCTGAAGGGAATAGACGGAAAGGAACTGATAGCTCGCGGAAACCGGGTAAAAGTTAGTGAATTCAACCAGGTGGAAGGGTTCGATGACATTTTTGCCATCGGTGATGTGGCCTACATGCCTACCGAAAAATACCCCGACGGGCACCCCATGATGGCCCAGCCCGCCATACAGCAGGGGAAACTTCTGGGAAACAACCTTATAAAATACATCCAGGGTAAACCCATGAAGCCTTTCCGGTATTTTGACAAAGGGTCCATGGCCACCATAGGAAGAAATAAAGCTGTTGTAGACCTTCCGCGGTGGAAATTCCAGGGCGTCTTTGCCTGGTTTGTCTGGATTTTTGTGCACCTTTTTGCACTGATAGGCTTTAAGAATAAGATGGTGGTTTTTGTAAACTGGCTCTATAATTACATCCGTTTTGACAGGGAGGCCAGGCTTATTATCCGGCCGTTTAAAAAGAAAGGAAGGGAAGCGGCCATTAAAAGTGAATAG
- the xerD gene encoding site-specific tyrosine recombinase XerD produces the protein MNWEHALKDYRHYLQIERGLSVNSLENYSLDVRKLMHFLQEHNIEHSPVSITAEVVQQFIYEIAKEVNARSQARILSGLRSFFNYLIFEEYRNDNPMELIESPKIGRKLPDTLSQEDIDNLIAAIDLSKPEGERNRTMLETLYSCGLRVSELTALKISDLFFEEGFIKVTGKGDKQRFVPIAPVTRKLINIYKEEIRVHIPAQKGHEDILFLNRRGKQLTRAMVFTIIKRLAEKTGLRKNISPHTFRHSFATHLLQNGADLRAIQQMLGHESITTTEVYMHVDRSQLAEVVHKYHPRNRKEE, from the coding sequence GTGAACTGGGAACACGCACTGAAAGATTACCGGCATTACCTGCAAATAGAACGGGGGCTGTCTGTCAATTCCCTGGAAAACTACTCCCTTGACGTCCGGAAACTCATGCATTTTTTGCAGGAACACAATATTGAACATTCTCCCGTATCCATAACGGCAGAAGTAGTCCAGCAGTTTATCTATGAAATTGCCAAAGAGGTCAATGCCCGCTCACAGGCCAGGATACTGTCAGGCCTGCGCAGTTTTTTCAACTACCTCATCTTTGAGGAGTACCGCAATGACAACCCGATGGAACTCATCGAATCACCCAAAATAGGCAGAAAGCTCCCGGACACCCTTTCCCAGGAAGATATTGACAACCTCATCGCAGCTATCGATCTGAGTAAACCCGAGGGAGAGCGCAATCGCACCATGCTGGAAACTTTGTATAGTTGCGGACTCCGGGTATCGGAACTGACCGCACTGAAAATATCGGATCTCTTCTTTGAAGAAGGATTTATAAAAGTTACGGGAAAAGGGGATAAACAACGCTTCGTCCCTATTGCCCCGGTTACCCGGAAACTCATCAATATTTACAAAGAGGAAATACGGGTACATATTCCCGCTCAAAAGGGGCATGAAGACATCCTGTTCCTCAACCGGAGGGGAAAACAACTTACCCGTGCCATGGTCTTCACCATCATCAAACGCCTGGCGGAAAAAACCGGGTTGCGGAAAAACATCAGCCCGCATACCTTCCGGCATTCCTTTGCCACCCATTTGCTGCAAAACGGCGCCGACCTTCGGGCCATACAACAGATGCTGGGACACGAAAGCATTACCACTACCGAGGTTTATATGCATGTAGACCGTTCCCAACTGGCAGAAGTGGTTCACAAATACCATCCGAGGAACCGAAAAGAAGAATAG
- a CDS encoding 2'-5' RNA ligase family protein, translating to MVVFVLFYVFLVSIGLFMDKDLYFIAIVPPEDIRQRVRRLKEEVKERFGAKHALKSPAHITLQMPFKRIAAEESQIINALEGFARLQRPFPVMLSGFDCFSPRVIFVKVEDHAPIVELHAGLQRVLTGKLGFTGREITRRFHPHMTIATRDLPEIVFRKAWPEYEMREFGASFIAGSICLLKHNGKYWEIYREFRFTQK from the coding sequence ATGGTTGTCTTCGTCTTGTTTTATGTATTTTTAGTGAGTATAGGTTTGTTTATGGATAAAGACCTCTATTTTATAGCGATTGTTCCGCCGGAGGATATCAGGCAACGGGTAAGAAGATTAAAGGAAGAGGTAAAGGAGAGGTTCGGAGCGAAACATGCCCTTAAATCTCCTGCTCATATTACCCTGCAAATGCCATTTAAACGAATTGCGGCAGAAGAATCACAGATCATAAATGCCCTGGAAGGGTTTGCCCGCTTGCAACGCCCTTTTCCCGTGATGTTATCCGGATTTGACTGTTTTTCACCCCGGGTAATATTCGTAAAGGTGGAAGATCACGCCCCGATCGTGGAGCTTCATGCGGGTTTACAGCGCGTCCTGACCGGAAAACTGGGGTTTACCGGGAGGGAGATCACCCGGAGGTTTCATCCGCATATGACCATAGCCACGCGTGACCTTCCCGAGATCGTATTCCGCAAAGCCTGGCCCGAATATGAAATGAGGGAGTTCGGCGCTTCTTTTATCGCAGGAAGTATATGCCTATTGAAACACAACGGTAAGTACTGGGAGATATACCGGGAATTCCGTTTTACTCAAAAGTGA
- a CDS encoding porin family protein, with protein MNKILLWTLGLVLYSQCAFSQLNENPLLNLQNFDKQPLHWGYFLGINQYDFKFDYNEYNTDLGLRDIQVGKTIGFNVGLIGDLRINEYMNLRLEPGLYYTQRDLYFPDYRLSGEDQRLREVKSTYIHLPLLLKVGTKRMGNIKPYIVGGLSSSINLGSNESSKDDNREGKFRMKKQAYYYEIGFGVDFYLYYFKFSPSIRGVFALNDELKPDDDPNSPWTGNVNGMYSRAIFINLTFE; from the coding sequence ATGAACAAAATACTACTTTGGACCCTGGGGCTCGTCCTGTATAGCCAATGCGCCTTTTCCCAGCTCAATGAAAACCCGTTGCTCAATCTCCAGAACTTCGACAAGCAACCGCTTCACTGGGGTTACTTTCTGGGGATCAATCAATACGATTTCAAATTTGATTATAACGAATACAACACCGACCTCGGCCTTCGGGACATACAGGTCGGTAAAACAATAGGTTTCAATGTAGGCCTTATAGGCGACCTCCGGATTAACGAGTACATGAATCTTCGCCTGGAGCCTGGGCTGTATTACACCCAGCGCGACCTGTATTTTCCCGACTACAGGCTTTCCGGCGAGGACCAGCGCCTGCGGGAAGTGAAATCCACCTATATTCACCTTCCCCTGCTCTTGAAGGTCGGTACCAAACGCATGGGAAACATAAAGCCTTATATCGTAGGCGGACTGTCTTCTTCCATCAACCTGGGAAGTAATGAAAGCAGCAAGGACGACAACCGGGAAGGAAAATTCCGGATGAAAAAACAGGCTTACTATTATGAAATCGGATTTGGTGTAGACTTTTACCTCTATTACTTTAAATTTTCACCGTCTATCCGCGGGGTGTTTGCCTTGAACGATGAGTTGAAACCGGACGACGACCCCAACAGTCCCTGGACAGGTAATGTAAACGGTATGTACAGCAGGGCCATATTCATCAACCTCACTTTTGAGTAA